A segment of the Agarivorans albus genome:
AGATGAATCAAACCCAGCAGGAAGACTTCATAAAATATTAGCCGAAGTAAGAAACCAAAACGATAAAGCGCCAGTAAAGAAAGCTTGGGCTACAGTTTTAGGGATAGAAGAAAATGATGTATTGGTTACCAAGTCTGTTGTTGAACTTTATTCTCTATCTCAAGAAATACAATCACTTATTAAAATGAATGAGGGTTTAAACCATGAATTATACCTTTCATCATTTGCCCAAATAGAGCGAGCATTTTTCCCTCTAAACCTTGGAACTCAGTGGAGTACGGTAAAGCCACACTTAACACCTGAGGCTTTAACAAGGTTACAATTTTGCGCGGAAGAACTATCGCGTTTCTATTCAGAAGAATCTCTATCCGAAGAAGATCTTAAAGATATAATTCAAAAAACAGAAGAATTATTTGAGAGTCTTTACAAGTCCAATTTACCAGAAGCCTTACGACTTTCGCTCTTGGAAGAGGTTGAAAGAATTCGAAATGCAATAAACTTATATAAAATAAAGGGCGCAAAAGGTTTAAAGGAAGCACTTCAAGGGACTCTCGGAGCTGTAGTATCGAATCAAGAAGAACTTAAAGAAGCATCCAAAACCGATAAAGATGTGATCAAACGTTTAGGTGAATTAATTGAGAAAATGGACTCATTTGCATCAAAAGCTTTAAAAATTAAGAAGGCTTTGGCATCACCAGTAAAATTTATGACTGAGCTTCTTACTAAAGACGAAGAGTCGGCAGAAATCGAGACTTAACAAGTCGTTTAAAAGGACAAACAACAGTTGGCTTTTGCTCCTTCGTCGCTAATTTTAGCCAACAATTTTATTGCCTCTTAATGAGGCTTTAGGCTCTATCATGGAACTCGTACAAGCATCTACACATCTACTTGATAGCAGTCCTCTAAAAGGAATTTCTAGGGGACTGATTTATTACGTTCATACAGGAAGGAATGCTTGGCATAGTACATGGGTAACTCAGTATGCAAACGGTTGCATGCACACTACTTTCGAATCCGCTAAAGAACACGCAGAGAAAAGAAGAACTAGAGGAACTGTATTTTATATCAAGCAATTACCCTGCTTAATATTTCGAAGTCAAAACACCTGTGTATTGGTAACTGAAATCAACAACAGAAATCCTCTATCCGGTTATTCTCCTGACGCAACAACCGACAACGTAGCTTATGATCTCAATAAAATAGATGGAGCGCTTAATAACTATTTGAAGATTGGTGCCCCAATCAATGGTGTAGCAATGTCGTTTCTTCCAAATAGTCGGTTTTGGAATGTGAGGCCAGGGCCAAGAGATTCAGTAATTATTCTAGCGTCCAAGAACCCTGCTATGTCGGTAGAAAAAGTCTCCGGTGATAGCTTGTTGGCATATAAATCATACTCAAGTGGCGGCAATTATTATCTTGGCTGGTCTGGCATAGAATCAGAAATAAAGAGGCTGGCAGTATTGCAGCTATATCGGAAAGCTAAGCCTAAAAAAAAGGGGGCAGAGTCACTTTAAGCGCCCTCACTTCGTTATCTAAGACCTTCTTTCTGCAAACAAGCGGCCTACAGTTTGAACTTAACTGCTAATAAAAAGACCCAGCCGAGGCTGGGTCTTTTTATTTACTGGTTTGCTTATTGGGCGATTAAATCTTTATAAGCGATGGTTTTACCTTGTGGCTTCTCGTTGGCTAACTTGGCTTTAGGTGAGCCAGGTTGGTTTAGCCAGTAAGAGGCGTCTTGCTTAGGGTTAAGCTTAGGACCACACTCGCCTTGCGCGCCACTGCGTTCTAAGCGTGTTAGCACTTTGTCTTGGGCGGCGGCTAGGCCATCCATTGCTTGTTGTGGGGTTTTCTCACCACTGGCCGCTTCTGCCACGTATTGCCACCAAAGCTGTGCCAGTTTTGGATAGTCTGGCACGTTGGTACCGGTTGGTGTCCATTGTACCCGTGCATCACTGCGGTAAAACTCCACCAAACCGCCTAGTTTAGGTGCGGCGTCGGTCATCGCTTGTGAGTTAATGTCTGACTCACGAATAGGCGTTAAGCCCACCAATGTTTTCTTAAGCGATACTGATTTAGACACTACAAACTGAGCATACAACCAAGCGGCTTGGCGTCTGTCTAACGGGGTAGAGTTTAAGAACGTCCACGAGCCGGTATCTTGATAACCCAGCTTCATGCCCTCTTCCCAGTATGGGCCGCGTGGCGAAGGTGCCATGCGCCATTTTGGCGTGCCATCTTCATTCACTACCGGTAACCCAGGTTTGGTCATATCGGCGGTAAAGGCGGTGTACCAGAAGATTTGCTGGGCTACGCTACCTTGTGCGGGCACTGGACCAGCTTCGCCAAAGGTCATGCCTGGGGCTTCTGGTGGCGCGTATTTTTTAAGCCATTCTACGTATTTAGCGGTGGCATAAACTGCCGCAGGGCCATTGGTGGCACCACCACGTTCTACGCTTGAGCCTACAGGGTTACAGCCTTCGACACGAATGCCCCATTCATCAACCGGAACACCATTAGGAATGCCTTTGTCGCCCGCACCCGCCATAGATAACCACGCATCGGTAAAGCGCCAACCTAGCGATGGATCTTTTTTGCCGTAATCCATGTGGCCGTAAACGCGCTCGCCATCAATGGTTTTTACTTTTTCTGAGAAGAATTCGGCGATGTCTTCATAAGCCGACCAGTTAAGCGGTACTCCTAACTCGTAACCGTATTCGGCTTTAAATTTCTCTTTTAGATCGGCGCGTTCAAACCAGTCGGCGCGGAACCAATATAAGTTAGCAAACTGTTGGTCTGGCAGCTGGTAGATTTTTCCATCTGGCCCAGTGGTAAAACTTAAACCAATAAAATCTTCTAAATCTAAGGTTGGCAGGGTTACGTCTTTACCCTCGCCTTTTATAAAGTCACTAATGGGAACTACTTTGCCGTAGCGAAAGTGAGTACCAATTAAGTCTGAATCGTTTACGTAGGCATCATAAATATTACGACCCGACTGCATTTGCGTTTGCAGTTTTTCTACTACATCGCCTTCTTGGATCAAATCATGATTAACCTTAATACCGGTTATCTCAAAAAATGCCTTGGCTAAGGTCTTACTTTCATATTCATGGGTGGTAATGGTTTCTGAGGCTACATTAATTTCCATACCACGAAATGGTTTTGCCGCTTCTGTAAACCATGCCATCTCATCCATTTGCTGCTGCTGGCTCAAGGTAGAAGGCGTAAACTCTTCTCCCACCCATTGTTTAGCGGCATCACTGTATTGATCTGCTAAGGCTAAGCTACTACATCCGGCAATGACCATTGCTACACTAAGGCGAGCTAGCTTAAACACTGATTTTTTGTTGTAGGGCATTTCTTCATTCCTTTTGTTTTTTTAAAGTGCATGTTGTTTTTTAAGGCACCTTTTGATGCCTTTGCACATCCATTTTTGCTCTCGAGTTTTGTGTTACTTACCCCCATCTCATTACGATAAACAGCCACACCACAGCTACCGCAAAGGGCAGCCAAATGCTGAGTTCGGTCATCCCGATAAAACCAAGATGAATAAACGCACTGCTTAACAAGCCAATAAACAATCGATCGCCACGGGTAGTAGCTATCGGTAAAAAACCTTTTCGCGCCACGCAGGGACTTTTTAGCTCCCAACAGGTCATCACAAACAAAATGCAGGCGATGCCGGTAAAAAATAATGCTGATGGAGTTGTCCATGCCATCCAGTTCATGTTGTTTCTCCTATACCCGTCCGAGGGCAAAGCCCTTGGCTACGTGATTTCTAACAAACCAAATTACTAATACTCCCGGCAAAATAGTGAGCACCCCTGCTGCTGCTAATACGCCCCAATCAATGCCCGAGGCACTCACTGTTCTGGTCATTACTGCGGCAATCGGTTTAGCGTCTACCGAGGTTAAGGTTCTGGCCAACAGCAGCTCTACCCAACTAAACA
Coding sequences within it:
- a CDS encoding extracellular solute-binding protein, which codes for MPYNKKSVFKLARLSVAMVIAGCSSLALADQYSDAAKQWVGEEFTPSTLSQQQQMDEMAWFTEAAKPFRGMEINVASETITTHEYESKTLAKAFFEITGIKVNHDLIQEGDVVEKLQTQMQSGRNIYDAYVNDSDLIGTHFRYGKVVPISDFIKGEGKDVTLPTLDLEDFIGLSFTTGPDGKIYQLPDQQFANLYWFRADWFERADLKEKFKAEYGYELGVPLNWSAYEDIAEFFSEKVKTIDGERVYGHMDYGKKDPSLGWRFTDAWLSMAGAGDKGIPNGVPVDEWGIRVEGCNPVGSSVERGGATNGPAAVYATAKYVEWLKKYAPPEAPGMTFGEAGPVPAQGSVAQQIFWYTAFTADMTKPGLPVVNEDGTPKWRMAPSPRGPYWEEGMKLGYQDTGSWTFLNSTPLDRRQAAWLYAQFVVSKSVSLKKTLVGLTPIRESDINSQAMTDAAPKLGGLVEFYRSDARVQWTPTGTNVPDYPKLAQLWWQYVAEAASGEKTPQQAMDGLAAAQDKVLTRLERSGAQGECGPKLNPKQDASYWLNQPGSPKAKLANEKPQGKTIAYKDLIAQ
- a CDS encoding DUF2160 domain-containing protein, with amino-acid sequence MNWMAWTTPSALFFTGIACILFVMTCWELKSPCVARKGFLPIATTRGDRLFIGLLSSAFIHLGFIGMTELSIWLPFAVAVVWLFIVMRWG